ATCGAAATGGTTGCCAAAAATCCCTCTGCTCCACTTTCCAATAATTCTTCTGCACGCAACATGGAGACGATAGGAATTTCCCGGTGTGTCTGAATTCCCTCGCAAATGATCTTTCCTCCTTCTCTAGGGATATTAACtcttgccttcggacaatccaAGACTACTCGATGTCGCGACAGCCAATCCATCCCAAGTATGACATCGTAGGAGCTCATCTCCATCTCTGTCAAATCTCCGAGCAACTCGACTCCTCCAAGTAGAACTGGTACATCGTGATGAATGCCAACTGCACCCAACTTCTCCGTGCCGGCAGTCTGGATCTGCTTAGCCTTCGGTTCAAAGACTCCCCGAAAAGACCAAGACTGGACTAAGcgcggactcacaaaactatgagaGGCTCCAGTGTCGAATAAGGTATAAGCTGACTCTCCTCCAACTAAAACCGATCCTACACGAGATTTTTACTAACTACACATGACAACCACGAGCCAAAATACCCAAACACAAACAAGTATGAAAAAGTCACATACCGCTATCGGTTCAACTCCTTGGGAATCTCCAACCGTAAAACACCGTGGAGCGATGGCTAGACGCTTCGGTGGTGGTGGAAGTGCCGCATTGCCCTTCCTTGGGCAATCTCTGATGAAGTGACCTGGCTGACCACAGCCAAAGCAAACATGTGCCGCTGCTGGTGCTGCTGGTGCTGCAATCTGTCTGACTGGTGGCGTATCCAATGGCCTAGCTCGACAAAACTTCGCAATGTGTCCAATCCTACCGCAAGTAAGACACCTCATACACTGCCCACTGTGACTGCGATGGCAACGAGGACATATCGGTAATCCCGACGGGTCCCCTGCTCTCCTTTGAGACTCTGGAGCTTTTCCAGACTTAACATGAACTGCTTTGGCGAGTTCCTTCTCCTCCGCCAAGCCTGCCTCCTGCTCGGCAGCTTTCTCCACCAAATCTCCCAACCGGTGGTGAGTGACTACGCGACACCTGTTACGAATCTCCACTCGCATCCCACTCAAAAACTTTCTAATCAAGTCTTCTTCTGAAATGCCCACTCCTGCAAATCTGCGAAGTTGGTTGAACACAACCTCATACTCCCTGATAGACATCTCTCCCTGGCTTACATGCTCGAACTCGCACTTCTTCCTATCCATCGCTTCCTTCGGAAAGTATTTCCTATCGAACTCTCGAATGAAATCAGCGAAAGTAAGTCTCTCTGGCCCAAAATGGCTCAATCGTATTCCCTCCCACcatataagagcatctccacgAAGGTACTGCATAGTCAATCGGAGCGACAACTCTGGTGGACACTCAATAATCTCCAGTTTCCGCTGCAAGGCTAACTTCCAATCGTGTGCAGCCACAGCATCCACTGTCCCGCTAAAATGCTCCATCTCCATGTTTCTCATCTGACATGTCAGCCTGTAGAACCTCTCATTATAAACCGGGTAAACATGAGGTcgcggtggtggtggcggtaGATCCTGAACACCATGAGCAAACTGCTGAACTGGACCCTGCTGCAGAGGAACCTGTGGAAGGGGAACCTGCTGAACGGGATCCTGATGATCATGCTGAGCTGGAATCTGCTGATCTTGTTGGACATGAACCAGTGGAACTTGCTGAACCTGAATCTGCGGTCCCTGCTGAACGGCAGCCATCTGACGAGCAACCTCCTGAGCAGCTACTCGGGCGGCCTCCTGAGCGGCCTGCCTGGCTGCTTCCTGGGCAATCTGCTGAAGTGCCTCCTGAGCGGCCTGTCTAGCGGCATCCTGAACCATCTGTCTCAATGCATCCTGATCAACTGGTGGAGCCGCGGGTGGTGGAACTGCGGGCTGCTCATGCTCATCCACATTGTCTCTAACGGCTCTGGCGGTCTGGGCACGTGTGGTTCTTCTCCTTGGCGGCATCTAAAAGGAAAGCGAAAAGTTAACTTACGCTGAACTTTGGATACCAACATTTAAGGAGCAGTGATATCGAACGGAAAGGtgctattattttttattttcaaaattcccaaatccccgaaaatattttgaaatcgttTAAAACTGtcaaaaccgaataaaaccagGTCTCCAaaaatcgccatcccgggtcggagccgggacggaacccgctctgataccaaattgtgacacccgccactttcaaaatataataaattgataaaagcggaaataaaataataatacaactcaaataataataatcttcatataatataaaagtcaatacgGTAACAAAAGGCCTAAAAGCCCAACATCGATAACATCcgaaatataaaatacgatataaaccgaaagtctgaaataggaataacatagacgataaaagtccaaaggcctaaaggcccgataaagataaaagcggtaaaagcgatagaagcccaaaagcccaatagcaccggtccgataatcactcctgctcatcGGTCTCACCTAAAAGGGGGAAAGaatgaggggtgagcgacaggggaatcgctcagcgaggtatgggatgctaccccgaagtccatggacccggacatagcactccgaataaatataatttaattctaatgcatgtcaaacacagtacctaaagtactcaagcaacaaacaatggtcctagcgaggtgcgcactcgccgcccactaacaggccaaaacactaccgaaaaggtgctcggttcatacacacaccgaaaaagtgctcggtaacacacgcccgtagacgatttatcgacacttccagtctacagctcaaccggtcgactaaagttggctgtgacctccatacaatccggcatacagcagtccgactctgtatccgtctccaaacaaaaacaatcctagctaagaatttacattaagtgaaacaatcaatgttgaatcctctaaccccctagttccggtttatgcaaagaacctaaaactaaacaagcaatgatagactcgatttcacacagacggaacacattagaaataaattatacttattcgaggtcctaagccgaataagaggagttcgggaatagaccctcaccttagcaacaaTAAGAGgtggtatctatgaactccagctgctcaaatggactccaaatctgaaatcagatcgaaatttcgagtcagaacgcctttcgaacggtttaaaacgggtatttacgggaaagtcaactcgctggtcaaagattaattatttaattaattaattaattaattaattaattaattaattaattaatccggttttccctaaccgatttccaattgattttaaccgaccggtttaacctaaccgaatcgaaatcgatttaaaccggtcaaaccaccggttgaccgagtcaccgagttgactcaccgggtcgactcggccgagttggcgagtcgccggcgagtcaccggtgtcggtcaccggcggcgtcgcggcggcttaccggaaagtcaacggcggcgacggcggcgaGGCGGCGACGCGGCGGCAGCTTCCCGGCGGCGAACGGACGGTGGTCGGTCACGGCGGCTCCGGCGAACTTTGGTCGGAGACGGCGGCGCGTGGCCGGAACTCGCGGTGGCTCCGGCGGACGGCGGTGGCGCGTGTGGTTCACGCGTGCGCCGAGGCGAATCTTCGGGAGGCGCGTgcggcttcgtccgggctccgTTTGAGAcgtggttggtgtctacggcttcgtctcgacgagaggaacacgatgatggccTTGGATGTACGAGATGATCAATGGTTAGGAAGTTATGGGTGATTTACTAAACGGAAACGAAAATGAGCTTAAGAAATGCGGTTTTCGGCGGTTACCTAGGGCGTTTATCGGTGGTGGCAGGCTGAACGTGATCACGGCACACGGttgctccggcgacgagctcaggtgagctttctctctctttctctctttctttctctctctctctctctctccctctctctctctttctctttaaagaagttggggatggtggagatggtgggtgtggtggggatggtggagatggtgggagtggtggggatggtggagatggtggagatagTGGGGATAGTGGAGGTGGGTCATTACAGATACACGGTAGAGGAGGAAAGGCAGCTCTTCAGTTTGCCCAGTTCCATAAGGAGTGTCAGCTTTACATTGAAAATATTGCTGAGCTCGCAACACAATACTACATCAATCCTTTAACAGGTCAGCCTAATGTGACTGGGCTGATACTTGCCGGTTTAGGAGATCTGAAGACTGAGTTGAGGCAGTCGCATATGTTTGATCCAAGGCTTGAGACGAAGATCCTGAAAGTGGTGCATGTATCACTTGGAGGAGACTACGGTTTCAGCCGAGCTATAGAGATGTCATCTGAACTACTAGGAGGTGTACGCTACATTCAAGAGAAGCGTTTGATAAGGAGGTTATTTCAGGAGTTAAGGCTGGAGAACGGGAAGTACGTCATTGGTGTGGATGATACGTTGAACACTCTGGGTGCTATTGAGACGCTGATTGTGTGGCAAGATCTTGCTATCAACAGATATGTGTTGAATAATAATGCAACAGGCGAAACCGTGATAAGATACATGGACAGTGAACAAGAAGGCAACGAAGAGAACTTCAGAGATGGTAACATTGAATTGGTTGTGATGGAGAATACTCCGTTAGTGGAGTGGCTGGCAAATGAACACAAACGTTTTGGTTGTGTCCTAGAGTTTGTTACGGACAATTCAAATGAAGGTTCTCAGTTTCGCAAAGGTTTTGGAGGGATCGGAGGGATCCTTCGTCACAATATTAACTGATGAAACCTcactttttccaaaaaaatgtaCGGGATCTCTTAAATCTtgtgttctttttcttttctttttagctTACTTTCCAAAAGGTGTTAACTTTATGAAATAATTCGTTTATTTAAGCATGATGTACTATAGCATAAATTTCGCATAGATATTTCAGCTTGTGGATTTAATTTCAGTCAAACACCGAATGGACTTGATTGCCTCTGGCCCAAATACGTCTTCCCATGTCGGCTCATGTACCTGAAGGAAGAAGGAAGCCGAAGTCTCAGCCCAAGCTATCTCATGGGCAATATATTTTACCAAAGGCAATGTATGTAATTGGCATTTAAACAATGGGCAATACGACGCGACATTATGTACACTTAGATTTTTTCTCCGCGCGATTATGCCTTTTGAATTTATGTCTtgagtaaattttatacattttagaatatttgtttttgtaaacttataaaaatatttttcttaattatgtgCGACTAAAAAGagttgaaatattaaaatatgcatTGTGTCTTTCAAGCAACtttaaattttggaaaataGTATTCTACAAATTtgatataaacaaaacaaattttctaaaataacttTCAAAAGATCTATTTAGGCATTCAGAAATATAGTTTCTTAAAAAGTGTCTAACTATATCGcatacatattttttgaatattaaaatatgtttattaaaGTTGTTGTACCTGATATTCGAAACTTTATGACATTCTCTTAGACCAAAATATGTGTTCTAAGTACTTTCCACACTTCACTATCACCAACTCAATGTTTAAAACTAATATGTAACCAGAGACATATGCACTTAAGGATTAATGAATTCATATACCCAGCTgacttttaattttgtatagattttttttttttgaacaacaattttgtatagataattaactaaaatcTTGGTTGTTTTTAAGAAATGTGCTTATAATTCAATTTTTGGCACATTGCTTTCTTATTTGATCTAATAGAAAGGATAACAACctactttaaatatttatatatatatatatatacacagtaaaaattctttaaattaataatattggtattttattaatttatagagttattaatttacaaaaagtttcctttttagatttttctattttaagatatattttctataaaataaaaaatatttgattttagtgtatatacattaatatattggtgtatataaaatatgtctTATAGAATgcagttttagatataattttactaaacctcgtctaaatatattaagcgttaagaaatataaagataattcaaTTATGAATGTTCCGAAACATTTTTACTCAAGTCATCATGAGTACCGTGAAAGAAATGATTGTAATAATCTGTAGTAGTTCTTTACTTCCCAAATGTTGCAATGAATCTACAAATCTGATCAAAACCCGCTGTGAGGACGTGAGGACAGATTTTTTACATGTAGAATTTACTACCTTCTCACAATAAACACCACACAGCCCCCAAACTACAATGAAAGAAGACGTAAAACACTTTCAAAACTTTAAAGTTTCTATCTTCATATATAGAAGATATGTTATATCCCAAGATTTGCACTCAGATGCCTCGGGCTTGGGAAAATCAGAGAAGTGGTTGGGGTAAAAGAGTCTCAGTGAGGCATTTCCGTACTGGTTTTGTCGACCATTCGTATATTGTATTGTTCGTAGACTCTTCCTCTGTTATCTGGCCACCACTATTACGTTTGTTTCTCACTTTTCGGCTGACATAAAATAGAACAGTCAGCAAAACTACAACTAATGTTTTTCTAAGGgaaatataatatgattgtaCCTGAAACGGACACGTTTGAGGTCGGTAACACCACTGGCTAAGGCTGTAAGAATGATGTAGACGTCAGGCGCATCTTTCTCAACCCATTCATTCTCGTTATGTGCTTCAGTCGATGCTTCTCCATTTCCAAGTACAGGTGTAATGGTCCAATTAGAAAACATTGTGGCATTTACACCATTTTGCTCGCGTTCCCATTTGGTTGGTTTAAGATATTATAAGGGTCAACGCGGCCTGGACTGGAACCAAATGAATCAAGGGACCGAGGAGGCTTCACAGTTTGAGCTGATCGAACAGGTAATATTTCAGCCATGTCTTTCACCTGCATAATTTCAGTGATGCTGATAACGGAGACATAAGAGATCACTCGTACTCGCATAaagaatattactatttttgagcTTTGAAATTACTTATGCGGTAAGAGATATGATAACCCTTCTTTTTTGTTGCCGCACATCTTGTCGTTTCTTCGCTAGAGATTGTAAACGCCTCTTTGAGCTACTTGGCTGTTTTTCCAGCTCAACTTCTTGGAACTGGGCCTTTCTTGTAAGACTGGTAAGAAAAAGCCAGCACCTGCAATAAGATTttagtgaaatacataatcaaacttATTCATCTGCATGATCTCTGTAgtggatgatttttttttaggatGGGATTTCAA
The window above is part of the Brassica napus cultivar Da-Ae chromosome C3, Da-Ae, whole genome shotgun sequence genome. Proteins encoded here:
- the LOC125584282 gene encoding uncharacterized protein LOC125584282 yields the protein MPPRRRTTRAQTARAVRDNVDEHEQPAVPPPAAPPVDQDALRQMVQDAARQAAQEALQQIAQEAARQAAQEAARVAAQEVARQMAAVQQGPQIQVQQVPLVHVQQDQQIPAQHDHQDPVQQVPLPQVPLQQGPVQQFAHGVQDLPPPPPRPHVYPVYNERFYRLTCQMRNMEMEHFSGTVDAVAAHDWKLALQRKLEIIECPPELSLRLTMQYLRGDALIWWEGIRLSHFGPERLTFADFIREFDRKYFPKEAMDRKKCEFEHVSQGEMSIREYEVVFNQLRRFAGVGISEEDLIRKFLSGMRVEIRNRCRVVTHHRLGDLVEKAAEQEAGLAEEKELAKAVHVKSGKAPESQRRAGDPSGLPICPRCHRSHSGQCMRCLTCGRIGHIAKFCRARPLDTPPVRQIAAPAAPAAAHVCFGCGQPGHFIRDCPRKGNAALPPPPKRLAIAPRCFTVGDSQGVEPIAVCDFFILVCVWVFWLVVVMCS